A genome region from Bradyrhizobium commune includes the following:
- a CDS encoding ABC transporter ATP-binding protein: MMTPLAVDEITVTYGRLTALRGVTLEIAEGEVLFVTGPNGAGKSTLLNAIAGVVPTGSGSITIDGARVTGASPEDIARRGFSLVPEGRNVFGALSIEENLKVGTGMRTDRNKIAGDLESVYDEFPMLADRRHTAAGMLSGGQQQMLVIGRALMTAPRIMAIDEPSLGLAPKIIDQVYEILMRLRSQRRLTLLIVEQSSARAMMTGGRMILIRGGRIVLEGAAADMVKDERLKQAYFGFGDH; the protein is encoded by the coding sequence ATGATGACGCCGCTCGCCGTCGACGAGATCACGGTAACCTACGGACGCCTGACCGCCTTGCGAGGCGTGACGCTGGAGATCGCCGAGGGCGAGGTCCTGTTCGTGACCGGCCCCAACGGCGCCGGCAAGTCGACCCTGCTGAATGCCATTGCGGGCGTCGTGCCGACGGGATCGGGCAGCATCACGATCGACGGCGCGAGAGTCACGGGAGCCTCGCCGGAGGACATCGCCCGGCGCGGCTTTTCGCTGGTGCCGGAAGGACGCAACGTCTTTGGCGCACTGAGCATCGAGGAGAATCTGAAGGTCGGCACCGGCATGCGGACCGACAGGAACAAGATCGCCGGCGATCTGGAGTCCGTCTACGACGAATTCCCGATGCTGGCTGATCGACGGCATACTGCGGCCGGCATGCTCTCCGGTGGCCAGCAGCAGATGCTCGTCATCGGCCGCGCACTGATGACGGCGCCCCGCATCATGGCGATCGACGAGCCGTCGCTCGGCCTCGCGCCCAAGATCATCGATCAGGTCTACGAAATCCTGATGCGGCTGCGATCGCAGCGCAGGCTCACCCTGCTGATCGTCGAGCAGAGTTCGGCGCGCGCCATGATGACCGGCGGACGCATGATCCTGATCCGCGGCGGACGCATCGTGCTCGAAGGCGCGGCCGCAGACATGGTCAAAGACGAACGCCTCAAGCAGGCCTATTTCGGCTTCGGAGACCACTGA
- a CDS encoding ABC transporter ATP-binding protein, giving the protein MTSGGLELVARDVSVQFEGLKALSKVTLSVPRGRITGLIGPNGAGKTTLINVLTGFQPVGTGIVELEGEALIGIAAHKLRRKGVARTFQSGRLFRDLPVVDNLEVTGVGLGQTRREAITEAERVMAWLGISHLAGTIAGALPYTDERRVAIGRAIMCTPRYLLLDEPAAGMSEHESHDLAVIIRRIAGELRVGVLLIEHNIGLVLELCERIFVLDSGEIIEVGDPAQIRDSDAVRHAYMGTQREEAIPALAAAEAGVA; this is encoded by the coding sequence ATGACTTCCGGTGGCTTGGAGTTGGTCGCTCGCGACGTCAGCGTCCAATTCGAAGGCTTGAAAGCGCTGTCCAAAGTCACCCTCTCTGTACCGCGGGGACGTATCACCGGATTGATCGGCCCCAACGGCGCCGGGAAGACGACACTCATCAACGTACTGACGGGATTCCAGCCGGTCGGTACAGGGATCGTGGAACTGGAAGGCGAAGCGCTCATTGGCATCGCGGCACACAAGCTGCGACGCAAGGGTGTTGCGCGCACGTTCCAGTCCGGCCGTCTCTTCCGCGACCTGCCGGTCGTGGACAATCTGGAGGTGACCGGCGTCGGTCTTGGCCAGACTCGGCGCGAGGCGATCACGGAAGCCGAGCGCGTGATGGCGTGGCTCGGCATATCGCACCTCGCCGGCACGATCGCAGGCGCCCTGCCCTACACCGACGAGCGCCGCGTCGCCATCGGCCGCGCCATCATGTGCACGCCGCGTTATCTGCTGCTGGATGAACCGGCAGCGGGCATGTCCGAGCATGAAAGCCACGATCTGGCCGTCATCATCAGGCGGATCGCCGGTGAGCTCCGCGTCGGCGTGCTGCTGATCGAGCACAATATCGGGCTGGTCCTCGAGCTCTGCGAGCGCATCTTCGTCCTCGATTCCGGCGAGATCATTGAAGTCGGAGATCCTGCGCAGATCCGCGACAGCGACGCCGTCCGGCATGCCTACATGGGCACGCAGCGCGAGGAAGCGATTCCGGCCCTTGCTGCGGCCGAAGCAGGCGTCGCATGA
- a CDS encoding ABC transporter substrate-binding protein, with product MINRRDLMLGGLAGAAALGFGRVNPDFLMNSAFAAEGKALRFLGAEALSGNWDPTTHTNLGQLIVEGFVFGYLTRAPMKPDKPDELIFELAESMTPIDASTMEVKLRKGIKFHDGTPFTAADVKATYEYGCLPDRPAQWYPGLVSVDVVDDFTCRINTRAQGYPATLYYYLSSFLPIMSAKDVANKAQLSARMNGTGPYKYVEQKGDTTVLAANTDFFLGAPKIPGVEYHFVGDTTTRTLSLLNGSADIIERLEQEQVETISKDARFNIHKAVSVENKYLFFRCSKKPFDDPRIRLAACHSIDRKQVLEVLGVSGTYSKAHISPVKFGYAEVADYPEFDPAKAQKLLAEAGFPKGQGLPELTYYTSVGFYPKTKEYAELITGMLQEQGFKVNLQTLEVAAWGNLLYDKPGGGEGNMIDCGWCTGSPEPDLVLRTHFHSSSKRITGIVDKDIDAVLDKERNATSIEERKKILQTETLPMIAKKAPALALFTSVFIHAYSKKLDGLYIYPNGMQDMTKATLA from the coding sequence ATGATCAACCGTAGAGATTTGATGTTAGGGGGGCTTGCCGGTGCCGCAGCGTTGGGCTTCGGACGGGTCAATCCAGATTTTCTGATGAACTCCGCCTTTGCCGCCGAAGGCAAGGCACTGCGATTTCTCGGCGCGGAGGCGCTGAGCGGGAATTGGGATCCGACCACGCACACCAATCTTGGCCAGCTCATCGTCGAAGGGTTCGTGTTCGGCTATCTGACGCGGGCGCCGATGAAACCGGACAAGCCGGATGAGCTGATCTTCGAATTGGCCGAGTCCATGACGCCGATCGATGCTTCCACGATGGAAGTCAAGCTTCGGAAGGGCATCAAGTTTCATGACGGCACGCCGTTTACGGCAGCCGACGTCAAGGCAACCTATGAATATGGCTGCCTGCCCGATCGACCGGCGCAATGGTATCCGGGCCTCGTCTCCGTCGACGTCGTCGATGATTTCACCTGCCGTATCAACACCAGGGCGCAGGGCTATCCGGCAACGCTCTATTACTATCTGTCTTCGTTCCTGCCGATCATGTCCGCCAAGGACGTTGCCAATAAGGCACAGCTGTCAGCCCGCATGAACGGCACCGGGCCTTACAAGTATGTCGAGCAGAAGGGCGATACCACCGTCCTTGCCGCGAATACCGATTTCTTCCTCGGAGCACCGAAGATCCCCGGCGTCGAATATCACTTCGTCGGCGATACCACGACCCGGACGCTGTCGTTGCTGAATGGCTCGGCGGACATTATCGAGCGGTTGGAGCAGGAGCAGGTCGAGACTATTTCCAAGGATGCTCGCTTCAACATCCACAAGGCGGTGTCGGTCGAGAACAAATATCTGTTCTTCCGCTGCTCCAAGAAGCCGTTCGACGATCCGCGTATCCGGCTGGCGGCCTGCCACTCCATCGATCGTAAGCAGGTGCTGGAGGTGCTTGGCGTCTCCGGAACCTACTCCAAGGCGCATATCTCGCCGGTGAAGTTTGGCTATGCGGAGGTCGCCGATTATCCGGAGTTCGATCCAGCCAAGGCCCAGAAGCTGCTGGCGGAAGCCGGCTTCCCGAAGGGCCAAGGCCTTCCGGAACTCACCTATTACACCTCGGTCGGGTTCTATCCGAAGACCAAGGAATATGCCGAACTGATCACCGGCATGCTCCAGGAGCAGGGTTTCAAGGTCAATCTTCAGACCCTCGAGGTCGCGGCCTGGGGCAACTTGCTCTATGACAAGCCCGGCGGCGGCGAAGGCAATATGATCGACTGCGGTTGGTGCACGGGTTCGCCCGAGCCGGATCTGGTGCTGCGCACCCACTTCCATTCCTCGTCCAAGCGCATCACCGGCATCGTCGACAAGGACATCGATGCCGTCCTCGACAAGGAGCGCAACGCTACCTCAATCGAGGAACGCAAGAAGATCCTGCAGACCGAGACGCTCCCGATGATCGCCAAGAAGGCGCCGGCGCTGGCGCTGTTCACGTCGGTCTTCATCCACGCCTACAGCAAGAAGCTGGATGGTCTCTACATCTACCCGAACGGCATGCAGGACATGACCAAGGCCACGCTGGCATGA